Proteins encoded within one genomic window of Brassica rapa cultivar Chiifu-401-42 chromosome A09, CAAS_Brap_v3.01, whole genome shotgun sequence:
- the LOC103838461 gene encoding NAC transcription factor 25, producing MENMGDSTIGPGHPHLPPGFRFHPTDEELVVHYLKKKAASIPLPVSIIAEIDLYKFDPWELPSKASFGEQEWYFFSPRDRKYPNGVRPNRAATSGYWKATGTDKPIFTCNSHKVGVKKALVFYGGKPPKGIKTDWIMHEYRLTDGNLNTAAKPPDSTTSRKNSLRLDDWVLCRIYKKNSSQRPTMERVLLREDLMEGMLSKSSANSSSTSVLDNNNNNNNNEEHFFDGMAVSSDKRSLCGQYRIGHEASGSSSFGSFLSSKRFHHTSDINNDNYNVSFVSMLSEIPQSSGFHGNGVIDTMSTLADHGVLRQAFQLPNMNWHP from the exons ATGGAAAACATGGGGGATTCGACCATAGGGCCGGGTCATCCGCATCTTCCTCCCGGGTTTCGGTTTCACCCGACCGACGAAGAACTTGTAGTTCATTACCTCAAGAAGAAAGCTGCTTCTATTCCACTACCGGTCTCAATCATCGCCGAGATTGATCTTTACAAGTTTGATCCTTGGGAGCTTCCAA GCAAGGCGAGTTTTGGAGAACAAGAGTGGTACTTCTTTAGTCCTAGAGATCGGAAGTATCCCAATGGGGTTAGGCCGAATCGGGCAGCAACTTCTGGTTACTGGAAAGCCACGGGAACCGATAAACCAATATTTACGTGCAATAGTCACAAGGTTGGGGTCAAGAAAGCGCTTGTGTTCTATGGTGGAAAACCTCCTAAAGGGATTAAAACTGATTGGATCATGCATGAATATCGCCTCACTGATGGTAACCTTAACACCGCTGCTAAGCCACCCGACTCAACCACGTCAAGGAAAAACTCACTACGG CTAGACGATTGGGTTCTTTGTAGGATCTATAAGAAGAATAGTTCACAAAGACCAACAATGGAGAGAGTATTACTAAGAGAAGATCTCATGGAAGGAATGCTCTCAAAATCATCTGCTAATTCATCTTCCACATCGGTCttagacaacaacaacaacaataataataacgAAGAACACTTTTTCGATGGTATGGCCGTTTCTTCAGACAAACGTTCCTTGTGTGGTCAGTATCGTATAGGTCATGAGGCCTCTGGATCATCTTCTTTCGGGTCCTTCTTATCGAGCAAGAGGTTCCATCATACGAGTGATATCAATAATGACAACTACAATGTCTCATTTGTCTCGATGCTTAGTGAAATTCCTCAGAGTTCAGGGTTTCATGGAAATGGAGTCATCGATACGATGTCGACTCTAGCTGATCATGGGGTTTTAAGACAGGCGTTTCAGCTCCCTAACATGAACTGGCACCCATAA